In one Candidatus Abyssobacteria bacterium SURF_5 genomic region, the following are encoded:
- a CDS encoding ribosome recycling factor has protein sequence MRKEILSSTEDRMNKALDHIRREFSTIRTGRASTSLVDGLTIEYYGSTVPLNQMANISVPEPRLLMVTPYDKGVLGAIEKAILKSDLGLTPNNDGKVIRIPIPELTEERRKNLVKVVRRLAEDTRVSVRNIRREANDLLKKKEKNGDISEDDSHRVIDDVQKVTNDYISKVDDILKAKEKEIMEI, from the coding sequence ATCCGGAAAGAGATCTTGTCGTCAACGGAAGATAGAATGAACAAAGCGCTCGATCATATCCGCCGCGAATTCTCCACCATCAGAACCGGTCGGGCCTCCACCTCGTTAGTCGACGGACTGACCATTGAATATTACGGCTCTACGGTCCCGTTGAACCAGATGGCAAATATCTCGGTGCCGGAACCGAGATTATTGATGGTTACCCCCTACGATAAAGGGGTTCTCGGCGCAATCGAGAAGGCGATCCTGAAATCCGACCTCGGGCTTACCCCGAACAATGACGGGAAAGTCATCCGCATCCCGATCCCAGAACTGACCGAAGAGCGTCGCAAGAACCTGGTGAAAGTAGTCCGCCGGCTTGCAGAGGACACGCGAGTATCCGTCAGAAACATCAGGCGCGAAGCGAACGACCTTTTGAAGAAGAAGGAAAAGAACGGCGATATCTCGGAAGACGACAGCCACCGCGTCATCGACGACGTCCAGAAAGTGACCAACGACTACATCAGTAAAGTCGATGATATTCTCAAGGCGAAGGAAAAGGAGATAATGGAAATCTGA
- a CDS encoding UMP kinase, which translates to MSAPGRKTSYKRVLLKLSGEAMQGSLPYGIDTKIITSMAQQVKDVLTQLPVQLAIVIGGGNIFRGIQASAQGMDRSTADYMGMLATLLNALALQDGLEKAGVMTRVMSAIEMKELAEPYIRRRAIRHLEKGRVVIFAGGTGNPYFSTDTASALRAMEIGAEVILKGTKVDGVYSSDPKANKRARKFAELSYIEVLKRGLKVMDSSAITLCMDNHLPIIVFNLNEYGNIKRVLLGEKVGTIIKGE; encoded by the coding sequence ATGAGCGCACCCGGCCGCAAAACCTCATACAAGCGAGTGCTCCTGAAGCTGAGCGGCGAGGCCATGCAGGGCTCGCTCCCTTATGGGATCGACACGAAGATCATCACCAGCATGGCGCAGCAGGTAAAAGACGTGCTGACCCAGCTTCCGGTTCAACTGGCTATCGTGATCGGTGGCGGCAACATCTTCAGGGGCATCCAGGCCTCCGCGCAGGGTATGGACCGCTCGACAGCCGACTATATGGGGATGCTCGCCACGCTGTTGAACGCGCTCGCTTTGCAGGACGGGCTGGAAAAGGCGGGCGTTATGACACGGGTGATGTCGGCTATCGAAATGAAAGAGCTGGCCGAGCCGTATATCCGTCGCCGGGCTATCCGCCACCTGGAAAAGGGGCGGGTCGTCATCTTCGCCGGCGGAACCGGCAATCCATATTTCTCTACCGATACCGCTTCGGCGCTGCGCGCGATGGAGATCGGCGCCGAAGTGATATTGAAAGGCACAAAGGTCGACGGCGTTTACAGCTCCGACCCGAAGGCAAACAAGCGAGCGCGCAAATTCGCCGAGCTCAGCTATATCGAGGTTCTGAAACGAGGGCTGAAAGTGATGGACAGTTCCGCCATCACTCTGTGCATGGACAACCACCTTCCGATCATAGTATTCAACCTTAACGAGTATGGCAATATCAAACGAGTATTACTCGGGGAAAAAGTGGGAACGATCATTAAGGGGGAATAG
- the tsf gene encoding translation elongation factor Ts gives MAITAEMVKELRQKTGAGMMDCKKALVEKSGDMEAATQYLREKGVADAAKRSTRAASEGAIGSYVHTGAKLGVMVEVNCETDFVARTDEFKEMVKNIAMQICSENPVCIGRTDVPADLLERERQIAETQARQTGKPEKVIEKIVAGKLETFYARACLLEQEFIRDRNMTVQEYLNSVIAKVGENIMIKRFVRYQLGE, from the coding sequence ATGGCAATAACTGCTGAAATGGTTAAGGAATTGCGCCAGAAAACCGGCGCTGGAATGATGGATTGCAAGAAAGCATTGGTCGAGAAGAGCGGTGACATGGAAGCCGCCACGCAATACCTGCGGGAAAAAGGCGTTGCCGACGCCGCAAAACGCTCAACTCGCGCGGCCAGCGAAGGTGCTATCGGCTCCTATGTGCATACCGGCGCAAAACTGGGCGTCATGGTCGAGGTCAACTGCGAAACCGATTTTGTCGCGAGAACAGATGAATTCAAGGAAATGGTCAAAAACATCGCGATGCAGATTTGTTCGGAGAATCCGGTATGCATCGGCCGTACAGATGTGCCCGCCGATCTCCTGGAAAGGGAAAGGCAAATCGCTGAAACACAGGCGCGCCAGACGGGTAAGCCGGAAAAGGTGATCGAGAAAATCGTTGCCGGCAAGCTGGAGACCTTTTACGCGCGTGCGTGCCTTCTCGAACAGGAGTTCATTCGCGACCGCAACATGACAGTTCAGGAATACTTGAATTCGGTCATCGCCAAAGTGGGCGAAAATATCATGATCAAGCGGTTTGTCCGATATCAACTCGGAGAATAA